The following coding sequences lie in one Arachis ipaensis cultivar K30076 chromosome B03, Araip1.1, whole genome shotgun sequence genomic window:
- the LOC107629005 gene encoding uncharacterized protein LOC107629005 isoform X3 — protein MLDLLSRSYSEVGAFPHLYHADETPCESHIQRAITRANGDGNLPSKQGISAVDFDNKGIYLASVTKLGCLTVHDFEALYCQTHKQTCLKEDESKHLLHLSLKRQLDTVRWNPINQDEVVCASVKSSEVLIFDVGYVSSEPIEVLRTRNTATVHGYNGHKGLSDVAFTSNDSWILASDTHGGINVWDRRVKALPSLELTSGSSSTLNSIQINVENQIIFGAGKSGFVYMWDIRGGRASTTFQSHKEMCHPPITSLKLATLLEKIGSLKAQANIVCKEIHSIRFNPCCPYQLAFHLDDGWSGVLDINTLQVTHIHCPPPAWLNDSYLPIDLSYIRKPSWLSTCSIYLVGSSSDSGIHLLDFYPSTSSPSHVHYKEDTDNVSKMNRSQNNQNRFIPLSEGVISCAAHPLYNAIVVGTKKTSLLVISQRRRSNSEED, from the exons ATGCTGGATTTGCTAAGTCGTTCCTACTCTGAG GTGGGTGCTTTTCCGCATCTGTATCATGCAGATGAGACGCCTTGCGAATCGCAT ATCCAACGGGCTATTACCAGAGCAAATGGTGATGGAAATCTTCCATCCAA GCAAGGCATCTCTGCAGTGGACTTTGACAACAAG GGAATATACTTGGCATCTGTGACAAAGTTGGGATGCTTAACAGTTCATGACTTTGAAGCTCTTTATTGTCAGACACATAAACAAACTT GCTTGAAAGAAGACGAAAGCAAGCATTTACTGCATCTCTCACTAAAACGACAACTTGATACTGTTAGATGGAATCCTATTAACCAGGATGAG GTTGTCTGTGCATCTGTAAAAAGTAGTGAAGTACTTATATTTGATGTTGGATATGTATCATCAGAGCCAATTGAA GTGTTGAGGACACGAAATACAGCAACAGTTCATGGGTACAACGGACACAAAGGTCTCTCTGATGTTGCCTTCACGTCAAATGACTCATG GATACTTGCCTCTGATACACATGGTGGGATCAATGTTTGGGATAGAAGAGTGAAAGCTCTACCTTCTCTTGAGCTTACATCTGGTTCATCTAGTACCCTAAACAGCATCCAAATAAATGTTGAAAATCAG ATTATTTTTGGTGCTGGGAAGAGTGGCTTTGTGTACATGTGGGACATTCGTGGCGGAAGAGCATCTACTACTTTTCAGAGTCACAAAGAG ATGTGTCATCCTCCTATAACATCGTTGAAGTTGGCAACATTACTAGAGAAGATTGGATCTTTGAAG GCACAAGCTAATATTGTTTGCAAAGAGATTCATTCTATTCGATTCAATCCATGTTGCCCATATCAGCTAGCATTCCATCTTGATGATGGCTG GTCGGGTGTTTTAGATATTAATACTTTACAAGTTACACACATTCATTGCCCTCCCCCAGCTTGGTT AAATGATTCCTATCTTCCTATAGATCTATCATATATAAGAAAACCTTCATGGTTATCTACATGTTCG ATCTATTTGGTTGGTTCATCATCTGATAGTGGCATTCATCTCTTAGATTTCTACCCTAGTACCAGCTCGCCGAGCCATGTGCATTACAA AGAGGATACTGATAATGTTTCCAAGATGAATAGGAGTCAAAATAATCAAAACAGATTTATTCCTTTATCTGAAGGAGTTATTTCATGTGCTGCACATCCTTTATATAATGCCATCGTAGTAGGAACAAAG AAGACATCTTTGCTCGTGATTTCACAAAGACGAAGGTCAAACAGTGAAGAAGATTAG
- the LOC107629005 gene encoding uncharacterized protein LOC107629005 isoform X2 — translation MDKYLVPLKPSAEKVHPLPRCRWKRSNVELNGRFEPNYCHEMLDLLSRSYSEVGAFPHLYHADETPCESHIQRAITRANGDGNLPSKQGISAVDFDNKGIYLASVTKLGCLTVHDFEALYCQTHKQTCLKEDESKHLLHLSLKRQLDTVRWNPINQDEVVCASVKSSEVLIFDVGYVSSEPIEVLRTRNTATVHGYNGHKGLSDVAFTSNDSWILASDTHGGINVWDRRVKALPSLELTSGSSSTLNSIQINVENQIIFGAGKSGFVYMWDIRGGRASTTFQSHKEMCHPPITSLKLATLLEKIGSLKAQANIVCKEIHSIRFNPCCPYQLAFHLDDGWSGVLDINTLQVTHIHCPPPAWLNDSYLPIDLSYIRKPSWLSTCSIYLVGSSSDSGIHLLDFYPSTSSPSHVHYKEDTDNVSKMNRSQNNQNRFIPLSEGVISCAAHPLYNAIVVGTKKTSLLVISQRRRSNSEED, via the exons ATGGATAAATACTTGGTCCCGTTGAAACCCTCAGCGGAAAAGGTTCATCCTCTTCCTag GTGCCGTTGGAAAAGGAGCAATGTTGAACTGAATGGAAGATTTGAACCTAACTATTGCCATGAGATGCTGGATTTGCTAAGTCGTTCCTACTCTGAG GTGGGTGCTTTTCCGCATCTGTATCATGCAGATGAGACGCCTTGCGAATCGCAT ATCCAACGGGCTATTACCAGAGCAAATGGTGATGGAAATCTTCCATCCAA GCAAGGCATCTCTGCAGTGGACTTTGACAACAAG GGAATATACTTGGCATCTGTGACAAAGTTGGGATGCTTAACAGTTCATGACTTTGAAGCTCTTTATTGTCAGACACATAAACAAACTT GCTTGAAAGAAGACGAAAGCAAGCATTTACTGCATCTCTCACTAAAACGACAACTTGATACTGTTAGATGGAATCCTATTAACCAGGATGAG GTTGTCTGTGCATCTGTAAAAAGTAGTGAAGTACTTATATTTGATGTTGGATATGTATCATCAGAGCCAATTGAA GTGTTGAGGACACGAAATACAGCAACAGTTCATGGGTACAACGGACACAAAGGTCTCTCTGATGTTGCCTTCACGTCAAATGACTCATG GATACTTGCCTCTGATACACATGGTGGGATCAATGTTTGGGATAGAAGAGTGAAAGCTCTACCTTCTCTTGAGCTTACATCTGGTTCATCTAGTACCCTAAACAGCATCCAAATAAATGTTGAAAATCAG ATTATTTTTGGTGCTGGGAAGAGTGGCTTTGTGTACATGTGGGACATTCGTGGCGGAAGAGCATCTACTACTTTTCAGAGTCACAAAGAG ATGTGTCATCCTCCTATAACATCGTTGAAGTTGGCAACATTACTAGAGAAGATTGGATCTTTGAAG GCACAAGCTAATATTGTTTGCAAAGAGATTCATTCTATTCGATTCAATCCATGTTGCCCATATCAGCTAGCATTCCATCTTGATGATGGCTG GTCGGGTGTTTTAGATATTAATACTTTACAAGTTACACACATTCATTGCCCTCCCCCAGCTTGGTT AAATGATTCCTATCTTCCTATAGATCTATCATATATAAGAAAACCTTCATGGTTATCTACATGTTCG ATCTATTTGGTTGGTTCATCATCTGATAGTGGCATTCATCTCTTAGATTTCTACCCTAGTACCAGCTCGCCGAGCCATGTGCATTACAA AGAGGATACTGATAATGTTTCCAAGATGAATAGGAGTCAAAATAATCAAAACAGATTTATTCCTTTATCTGAAGGAGTTATTTCATGTGCTGCACATCCTTTATATAATGCCATCGTAGTAGGAACAAAG AAGACATCTTTGCTCGTGATTTCACAAAGACGAAGGTCAAACAGTGAAGAAGATTAG
- the LOC107629007 gene encoding uncharacterized protein LOC107629007, with amino-acid sequence MKEREKEKKNMTMDRGSESSSSESPTRELKVISIECLRATSKSDEWSAADVLQSGDIVEELRIGSSAGSLVRFRQPFKNGRTGLNKILHDAYKKKETSVLVRVRRGPHEFVELQACVLPGDSSSGKKNYLLRSIADANYVVGFLDTTESECYRLQGSRASRMVSALTRSKAQDGYVSYPWEKKMQEMLSVPNSGNFISMLFLPKASDRVASRYHDVEDTLARANAWLNAAQASGVPLVFMNIQTESLLTKISGETASSTVNSGSLADFSNVANESLYGFEDYHGVDIGVVRAVRLWYAPIGGELSIEIKLKDDDTKLGFAISRTEEGFIFISSVIDNSEENAPATRSGLNHVYRAARDTCRLLVVSRVSNQRVLPWMVSSTGAIRCYDTVSLSHKLSLHRHTKVPILLHVFLWDRALASSIGAANMSPKVVHSNQNKPIETDDGSHQPLKLQRDSVGDLSFRFQDFSFSSNWL; translated from the exons atgaaagagagagagaaagagaagaaaaatatgaCCATGGATCGAGGTTCAGAGAGCAGTAGTTCAGAGTCACCAACAAGGGAATTGAAAGTTATCTCCATAGAGTGTTTACGAGCAACTTCAAAATCCGATGAATGGAGCGCCGCCGACGTGCTTCAAAGCGGCGATATAGTAGAGGAGCTCCGGATTGGCTCATCGGCCGGTTCCTTGGTCCGGTTCAGGCAACCCTTCAAGAACGGTCGGACCGGACTCAACAAGATCCTTCATGATGCATACAAGAAGAAGGAGACGTCCGTCCTTGTAAGAGTCCGACGTGGACCTCATGAGTTCGTTGAGCTGCAGGCCTGCGTCCTCCCCGGAGACTCCTCCTCCGGCAAGAAGAACTACCTCTTGAGGTCCATCGCCGATGCCAATTACGTCGTTGGCTTCTTGGACACAACCGAAAGTGAATGCTACCGCTTACAAG GTTCAAGGGCGAGTAGGATGGTAAGTGCACTAACAAGGAGTAAGGCACAAGATGGATATGTATCATATCCATGGGAGAAGAAGATGCAGGAGATGCTTTCAGTTCCCAATTCTGGCAACTTCATCTCCATGTTATTTCTTCCCAAAGCTTCCGACCGAGTGGCGTCTCGCTACCACGACGTGGAGGACACTCTAGCCAGGGCAAATGCATGGCTTAATGCAGCTCAGGCTTCAGGGGTTCCTCTTGTCTTTATGAACATCCAAACTGAGTCACTACTCACTAAG ATATCTGGAGAGACAGCATCTTCAACGGTGAATTCAGGGTCATTAGCTGATTTTTCAAACGTTGCAAATGAAAGCCTTTATGGATTTGAGGACTATCATGGAGTAGACATAGGTGTTGTTAGAGCAGTTAGGCTATGGTACGCTCCAATTGGGGGAGAGCTCTCAATAGAGATCAAACTCAAAGATGATGACACAAAACTTGGCTTTGCCATTAGTCGCACCGAAGAG GGTTTCATTTTCATCTCATCAGTGATTGATAACAGTGAAGAAAACGCACCAGCAACACGGTCGGGGCTAAACCATGTATACAGAGCAGCAAGAGATACATGTAGGTTGTTGGTGGTTTCTCGGGTTTCGAATCAGAGAGTGCTTCCATGGATGGTGTCTTCAACAGGAGCCATAAGGTGTTATGACACTGTTTCATTGAGCCACAAACTTTCATTGCACAGACACACCAAAGTTCCAATTCTCCTTCATGTCTTCCTTTGGGACCGTGCATTGGCCTCTTCCATTGGTGCTGCAAACATGTCTCCCAAGGTAGTGCATTCAAATCAGAATAAGCCAATTGAAACTGATGATGGTTCTCATCAGCCATTGAAGCTCCAGAGGGACAGCGTTGGGGATCTCTCTTTTAGATTCCAAGACTTTTCTTTCTCTAGCAATTGGCTATGA
- the LOC107629006 gene encoding mRNA cap guanine-N7 methyltransferase 1 produces the protein MKRGYPDSPSSSFGPPQSKRPHTQGDAQFLEDESTKIFARKVADHYSARSNQTLEEREASPIIHLKKLNNWIKSVLIQLYTRRGDAVLDLACGKGGDLIKWDKAKIGYYVGIDIAEGSIKDCRTRYNGDADHHQRRKKFSFPARLLCGDCYEIRLDKVLADDAPFDICSCQFALHYSWSTEARARRALANVSALLRPGGIFIGTMPDANVIIKKLRQAEGLVFGNSVYWIRFDEEFADKKFKSSSPFGIKYTFHLEDAVDCPEWIVPFQVFQKLAEEYDFELVFAKNSHEFVHEYMKKPEFVELMRRLGALGDGNQDQSTLSADEWEAAYLYMSFVLRKRGQPDKTQTSDRKERGSMHIEEQDIMYIGSD, from the exons ATGAAACGAGGATATCCGGATTCTCCTTCATCCTCGTTTGGTCCACCACAATCTAAAAGACCGCATACTCAAG GTGATGCACAATTTCTGGAGGATGAAAGCACAAAGATTTTTGCTAGGAAAGTAGCTGATCATTACAGTGCAAGATCCAACCAGACTCTAGAGGAACGGGAGGCTAGTCCTATAATACATTTGAAGAAACTTAACAACTGG ATTAAGAGTGTCTTAATTCAGCTTTACACCCGTCGGGGAGATGCAGTCCTTGACCTCGCCTGTGGCAAG GGTGGGGATCTTATCAAATGGGACAAGGCCAAAATTGGATATTATGTTGGTATTGACATTGCTGAAGGCTCA ATCAAAGACTGTCGCACACGATATAATGGAGATGCTGACCATCATCAGCGACGTAAAAAGTTTTCATTTCCTGCTCGCCTGTTATGTGGAGATTGCTATGAG ATTCGCTTGGACAAAGTTCTTGCAGATGATGCTCCATTTGATATTTGTAGCTGCCAG tttgcATTGCATTACTCCTGGTCTACGGAGGCTCGTGCCCGGCGAGCATTGGCTAATGTTTCAGCTTTACTTCGCCCAGGAGGCATTTTCATTGGAACTATGCCAGATGCCAATGTGATTATCAAAAAGCTTAGACAAG CTGAAGGGCTGGTATTTGGTAATAGTGTCTACTGGATCCGTTTTGATGAAGAATTTGCTGACAAA AAATTCAAATCTTCCAGCCCCTTTGGAATAAAGTATACATTCCATTTAGAG GACGCTGTTGATTGTCCTGAATGGATTGTCCCCTTTCAAGTATTCCAAAAATTAGCCGAAGAG TATGATTTTGAGCTCGTCTTTGCAAAGAACTCGCACGAATTCGTGCACGAGTACATGAAAAAACCGGAATTTGTAGAGCTCATGCGAAGGCTTGGTGCATTGGGTGATGGCAACCAAGATCAGA GTACACTATCAGCTGATGAATGGGAAGCAGCTTATTTATACATGTCATTTGTATTGAGAAAG CGAGGTCAACCGGACAAAACCCAAACAAGTGATCGAAAAGAGCGAGGATCAATGCACATCGAAGAGCAAGACATAATGTATATTGGCAGTGATTAG
- the LOC107629008 gene encoding histone H3.2, producing the protein MARTKQTARKSTGGKAPRKQLATKAARKSAPATGGVKKPHRFRPGTVALREIRKYQKSTELLIRKLPFQRLVREIAQDFKTDLRFQSSAVSALQEAAEAYLVGLFEDTNLCAIHAKRVTIMPKDIQLARRIRGERA; encoded by the coding sequence ATGGCTCGCACAAAGCAGACCGCAAGAAAGTCCACCGGAGGAAAGGCGCCAAGGAAGCAGCTGGCGACAAAAGCTGCAAGGAAATCTGCTCCGGCGACCGGTGGAGTGAAGAAGCCGCACAGGTTCAGGCCAGGGACGGTGGCGCTGAGAGAAATTAGGAAGTACCAGAAGAGCACTGAGCTTCTGATAAGGAAGCTTCCGTTCCAGAGGCTGGTTAGGGAAATCGCACAGGACTTCAAGACTGATCTCCGGTTCCAGAGCAGTGCCGTCTCTGCCCTCCAAGAAGCTGCCGAGGCCTACCTCGTTGGTCTCTTTGAAGACACCAATCTCTGCGCCATTCATGCCAAGAGAGTCACTATTATGCCTAAGGATATTCAGCTTGCTCGCAGGATCAGGGGTGAGAGGGCTTAG
- the LOC107629005 gene encoding uncharacterized protein LOC107629005 isoform X1: protein MDKYLVPLKPSAEKVHPLPRIARCRWKRSNVELNGRFEPNYCHEMLDLLSRSYSEVGAFPHLYHADETPCESHIQRAITRANGDGNLPSKQGISAVDFDNKGIYLASVTKLGCLTVHDFEALYCQTHKQTCLKEDESKHLLHLSLKRQLDTVRWNPINQDEVVCASVKSSEVLIFDVGYVSSEPIEVLRTRNTATVHGYNGHKGLSDVAFTSNDSWILASDTHGGINVWDRRVKALPSLELTSGSSSTLNSIQINVENQIIFGAGKSGFVYMWDIRGGRASTTFQSHKEMCHPPITSLKLATLLEKIGSLKAQANIVCKEIHSIRFNPCCPYQLAFHLDDGWSGVLDINTLQVTHIHCPPPAWLNDSYLPIDLSYIRKPSWLSTCSIYLVGSSSDSGIHLLDFYPSTSSPSHVHYKEDTDNVSKMNRSQNNQNRFIPLSEGVISCAAHPLYNAIVVGTKKTSLLVISQRRRSNSEED from the exons ATGGATAAATACTTGGTCCCGTTGAAACCCTCAGCGGAAAAGGTTCATCCTCTTCCTag AATTGCAAGGTGCCGTTGGAAAAGGAGCAATGTTGAACTGAATGGAAGATTTGAACCTAACTATTGCCATGAGATGCTGGATTTGCTAAGTCGTTCCTACTCTGAG GTGGGTGCTTTTCCGCATCTGTATCATGCAGATGAGACGCCTTGCGAATCGCAT ATCCAACGGGCTATTACCAGAGCAAATGGTGATGGAAATCTTCCATCCAA GCAAGGCATCTCTGCAGTGGACTTTGACAACAAG GGAATATACTTGGCATCTGTGACAAAGTTGGGATGCTTAACAGTTCATGACTTTGAAGCTCTTTATTGTCAGACACATAAACAAACTT GCTTGAAAGAAGACGAAAGCAAGCATTTACTGCATCTCTCACTAAAACGACAACTTGATACTGTTAGATGGAATCCTATTAACCAGGATGAG GTTGTCTGTGCATCTGTAAAAAGTAGTGAAGTACTTATATTTGATGTTGGATATGTATCATCAGAGCCAATTGAA GTGTTGAGGACACGAAATACAGCAACAGTTCATGGGTACAACGGACACAAAGGTCTCTCTGATGTTGCCTTCACGTCAAATGACTCATG GATACTTGCCTCTGATACACATGGTGGGATCAATGTTTGGGATAGAAGAGTGAAAGCTCTACCTTCTCTTGAGCTTACATCTGGTTCATCTAGTACCCTAAACAGCATCCAAATAAATGTTGAAAATCAG ATTATTTTTGGTGCTGGGAAGAGTGGCTTTGTGTACATGTGGGACATTCGTGGCGGAAGAGCATCTACTACTTTTCAGAGTCACAAAGAG ATGTGTCATCCTCCTATAACATCGTTGAAGTTGGCAACATTACTAGAGAAGATTGGATCTTTGAAG GCACAAGCTAATATTGTTTGCAAAGAGATTCATTCTATTCGATTCAATCCATGTTGCCCATATCAGCTAGCATTCCATCTTGATGATGGCTG GTCGGGTGTTTTAGATATTAATACTTTACAAGTTACACACATTCATTGCCCTCCCCCAGCTTGGTT AAATGATTCCTATCTTCCTATAGATCTATCATATATAAGAAAACCTTCATGGTTATCTACATGTTCG ATCTATTTGGTTGGTTCATCATCTGATAGTGGCATTCATCTCTTAGATTTCTACCCTAGTACCAGCTCGCCGAGCCATGTGCATTACAA AGAGGATACTGATAATGTTTCCAAGATGAATAGGAGTCAAAATAATCAAAACAGATTTATTCCTTTATCTGAAGGAGTTATTTCATGTGCTGCACATCCTTTATATAATGCCATCGTAGTAGGAACAAAG AAGACATCTTTGCTCGTGATTTCACAAAGACGAAGGTCAAACAGTGAAGAAGATTAG